A stretch of Numenius arquata chromosome 11, bNumArq3.hap1.1, whole genome shotgun sequence DNA encodes these proteins:
- the CANX gene encoding calnexin isoform X1 — translation MELKWLLYVTLLALGTLAVQAHDMDDDNDGDDVVDIEDDLDDGIEEVEELKPETSAPPPTPKVTYKAPVPTGEVYFAESFDKGTLDGWILSRAKKDDTDDEIAKYDGKWEVQDMKDTKLPGDKGLVLVTRAKHHAISSKLSKPFVFDTKPLIIQYEVNFQNGIECGGAYVKLLSKTPELNLDQFHDKTPYTIMFGPDKCGEDYKLHFIFRHKNPKTGKYEEKHAKRPDADLKTYFTDKKTHLYTLVLNPDNSFEILVDQTVVNSGNLLNDMSPPVNPPREIEDPNDQKPEDWDERPKIPDPDAVKPDDWDEDAPAKIADENAVKPEGWLDDEPEYVADPDAEKPEDWDEDMDGEWEAPQIANPKCETAPGCGTWQRPMIDNPNYKGKWKPPMIDNVNYQGIWKPRKIPNPDFFEDLEPFKMTPFSAVGLELWSMTSDIFFDNFIICTERAVADDWASDGWGLKKAADGAAEPGVVGQMMAAAEERPWLWVVYILTVALPVFLVVLFYCSGKKQPSAAEYKKTDAPQPDVMDEEKEEEKDKGDKEEEEEEEVNEEKLEEKQKSDADIGSASQEEEEEEDEEDRKAASEEEETVNRSPRNRKPRKD, via the exons ATGGAGCTGAAATGGCTACTGTATGTGACCCTACTGGCTCTCGGGACTCTTGCCGTCCAGGCACATGATATGGATGATGACAATGATGGTGATGATGTAGTTGATATTGAGGATGACTTGGACGATGGCAttgaggaggtagaagagttaAAGCCTGAAACGAGCGCTCCTCCTCCGACTCCAAAG GTTACCTACAAGGCCCCAGTCCCAACTGGCGAGGTGTATTTTGCAGAGTCCTTTGATAAAGGAACTCTGGATGG ATGGATCCTTTCCAGAGCCAAAAAAGATGATACAGATGATGAGATTGCCAAATATGATG GTAAATGGGAAGTTCAAGACATGAAGGACACTAAGCTTCCAGGAGACAAAGGGCTTGTGTTGGTAACTCGAGCCAAGCATCATGCAATTTCATCCAAACTTTCAAAGCCTTTTGTATTTGATACCAAACCCCTTATTATACA GTATGAAGTAAACTTCCAAAATGGAATAGAATGTGGTGGGGCCTATGTGAAACTGCTTTCAAAAACACCTGAGTTGAACCTG GATCAGTTCCATGACAAAACTCCGTATACAATCATGTTTGGCCCTGACAAATGTGGAGAGGACTATAAATTGCACTTCATCTTCCGGCACAAAAACCCAAAGACTGGCAAATATGAGGAGAAGCATGCAAAGCGTCCAGATGCAGACCTGAAGACATACTTTACTGATAAGAAGACCCATCTTTATACTCTAG TCTTGAATCCTGATAATAGTTTTGAAATACTGGTTGATCAAACGGTTGTCAACAGTGGGAATTTGCTAAATGACATGTCACCTCCTGTGAATCCACCCCGAGAGATTGAGGACCCGAATGACCAGAAGCCTGAGGACTGGGATGAGAGACCAAAAATCCCAGACCCAGATGCTGTTAAACCAGATGACTG GGACGAGGATGCTCCTGCAAAGATCGCAGATGAAAATGCTGTGAAACCAGAGGGCTGGCTGGATGATGAGCCAGAATATGTAGCGGACCCTGATGCTGAGAAGCCTGAAGATTG ggatgAGGATATGGATGGTGAGTGGGAGGCACCTCAGATTGCAAATCCTAAATGTGAGACAGCCCCTGGCTGTGGTACCTGGCAGCGACCAATGATTGACAATCCAAACTACAAGGGCAAATGGAAGCCTCCTATGATTGATAACGTGAACTACCAG GGTATATGGAAACCTAGGAAGATCCCAAACCCAGATTTCTTTGAGGACTTGGAACCTTTCAAGATGACTCCCTTCAGTGCTGTGGGACTTGAGCTATGGTCAATGACTTCTGACATCTTTTTTGACAACTTTATCATCTGCACTGAAAGAGCTGTGGCTGATGATTGGGCCAGTGATGGATGGGGACTGAAAAAGGCAGCTGATGGTGCTGCAGAG CCTGGTGTTGTGGGCCAGATGATGGCAGCTGCTGAAGAGCGTCCCTGGCTTTGGGTAGTTTACATCCTCACTGTGGCTTTGCCGGTGTTCCTTGTGGTACTTTTCTACTGTTCTGGGAAG AAACAGCCAAGTGCTGCAGAATACAAAAAGACTGATGCTCCTCAGCCGGACGTGATGgatgaggagaaagaggaagaaaaagataaaggggacaaggaagaggaggaggaagaggaagtaaATGAGGAAAAGCTAG aagagaagcagaaaagtgaTGCTGACATAGGAAGTGCTAgtcaagaggaggaggaagaggaggacgaagagGATAGGAAAGCTGCATCAGAG GAGGAGGAAACTGTGAATAGATCACCCAGAAACAGAAAGCCAaggaaagattga
- the CANX gene encoding calnexin isoform X3 has product MRFKGAKIMELKWLLYVTLLALGTLAVQAHDMDDDNDGDDVVDIEDDLDDGIEEVEELKPETSAPPPTPKVTYKAPVPTGEVYFAESFDKGTLDGWILSRAKKDDTDDEIAKYDGKWEVQDMKDTKLPGDKGLVLVTRAKHHAISSKLSKPFVFDTKPLIIQYEVNFQNGIECGGAYVKLLSKTPELNLDQFHDKTPYTIMFGPDKCGEDYKLHFIFRHKNPKTGKYEEKHAKRPDADLKTYFTDKKTHLYTLVLNPDNSFEILVDQTVVNSGNLLNDMSPPVNPPREIEDPNDQKPEDWDERPKIPDPDAVKPDDWDEDAPAKIADENAVKPEGWLDDEPEYVADPDAEKPEDWDEDMDGEWEAPQIANPKCETAPGCGTWQRPMIDNPNYKGKWKPPMIDNVNYQGIWKPRKIPNPDFFEDLEPFKMTPFSAVGLELWSMTSDIFFDNFIICTERAVADDWASDGWGLKKAADGAAEPGVVGQMMAAAEERPWLWVVYILTVALPVFLVVLFYCSGKKQPSAAEYKKTDAPQPDVMDEEKEEEKDKGDKEEEEEEEVNEEKLEEKQKSDADIGSASQEEEEEEDEEDRKAASEEEETVNRSPRNRKPRKD; this is encoded by the exons ATGAGATTCAAAGGAGCAAAG ATCATGGAGCTGAAATGGCTACTGTATGTGACCCTACTGGCTCTCGGGACTCTTGCCGTCCAGGCACATGATATGGATGATGACAATGATGGTGATGATGTAGTTGATATTGAGGATGACTTGGACGATGGCAttgaggaggtagaagagttaAAGCCTGAAACGAGCGCTCCTCCTCCGACTCCAAAG GTTACCTACAAGGCCCCAGTCCCAACTGGCGAGGTGTATTTTGCAGAGTCCTTTGATAAAGGAACTCTGGATGG ATGGATCCTTTCCAGAGCCAAAAAAGATGATACAGATGATGAGATTGCCAAATATGATG GTAAATGGGAAGTTCAAGACATGAAGGACACTAAGCTTCCAGGAGACAAAGGGCTTGTGTTGGTAACTCGAGCCAAGCATCATGCAATTTCATCCAAACTTTCAAAGCCTTTTGTATTTGATACCAAACCCCTTATTATACA GTATGAAGTAAACTTCCAAAATGGAATAGAATGTGGTGGGGCCTATGTGAAACTGCTTTCAAAAACACCTGAGTTGAACCTG GATCAGTTCCATGACAAAACTCCGTATACAATCATGTTTGGCCCTGACAAATGTGGAGAGGACTATAAATTGCACTTCATCTTCCGGCACAAAAACCCAAAGACTGGCAAATATGAGGAGAAGCATGCAAAGCGTCCAGATGCAGACCTGAAGACATACTTTACTGATAAGAAGACCCATCTTTATACTCTAG TCTTGAATCCTGATAATAGTTTTGAAATACTGGTTGATCAAACGGTTGTCAACAGTGGGAATTTGCTAAATGACATGTCACCTCCTGTGAATCCACCCCGAGAGATTGAGGACCCGAATGACCAGAAGCCTGAGGACTGGGATGAGAGACCAAAAATCCCAGACCCAGATGCTGTTAAACCAGATGACTG GGACGAGGATGCTCCTGCAAAGATCGCAGATGAAAATGCTGTGAAACCAGAGGGCTGGCTGGATGATGAGCCAGAATATGTAGCGGACCCTGATGCTGAGAAGCCTGAAGATTG ggatgAGGATATGGATGGTGAGTGGGAGGCACCTCAGATTGCAAATCCTAAATGTGAGACAGCCCCTGGCTGTGGTACCTGGCAGCGACCAATGATTGACAATCCAAACTACAAGGGCAAATGGAAGCCTCCTATGATTGATAACGTGAACTACCAG GGTATATGGAAACCTAGGAAGATCCCAAACCCAGATTTCTTTGAGGACTTGGAACCTTTCAAGATGACTCCCTTCAGTGCTGTGGGACTTGAGCTATGGTCAATGACTTCTGACATCTTTTTTGACAACTTTATCATCTGCACTGAAAGAGCTGTGGCTGATGATTGGGCCAGTGATGGATGGGGACTGAAAAAGGCAGCTGATGGTGCTGCAGAG CCTGGTGTTGTGGGCCAGATGATGGCAGCTGCTGAAGAGCGTCCCTGGCTTTGGGTAGTTTACATCCTCACTGTGGCTTTGCCGGTGTTCCTTGTGGTACTTTTCTACTGTTCTGGGAAG AAACAGCCAAGTGCTGCAGAATACAAAAAGACTGATGCTCCTCAGCCGGACGTGATGgatgaggagaaagaggaagaaaaagataaaggggacaaggaagaggaggaggaagaggaagtaaATGAGGAAAAGCTAG aagagaagcagaaaagtgaTGCTGACATAGGAAGTGCTAgtcaagaggaggaggaagaggaggacgaagagGATAGGAAAGCTGCATCAGAG GAGGAGGAAACTGTGAATAGATCACCCAGAAACAGAAAGCCAaggaaagattga
- the MAML1 gene encoding mastermind-like protein 1: MVLPPCPMAEFVVPRHSAVMERLRRRIELCRRHHSACESRYQAVSPERLELERQQTFALHQRCLQAKAKRAGKHRQPPPAPPPPAPPPPAAAVAGSADRTGANGLEAEAASGEQHGRSSSTLIAQLHETVKRKLDSAASPQNGDQQNGYGDVFSVSKKLRRDDGLGGVSGSSNGMPPVSPLHHLDKKSGGGDTLQLNGKHPMGLDGISKKCLPDSSLQMNGGGDADDSFPLSLNKELKQEPVDDLPCMIAGAGGSISQNNLMPDLNLNEQEWKELIEELNRSVPDEDMKDLFNEDFEEKKDADSSNSAAQTPLPQDINIKTEFSPAPFEQEQMGSPQVRSTSSGQAFIGAASAPVSAASPAVGSSQAMFQPSSQSMTENPNQSMMQASNHSQNVQRPLPNVLLPGKGAGSAKEMSSAHQLQQIAAKQKRDQMLQNQQQASQVHQTNQMSTWQQSGPSHSPLAVPYTMENPTSPSVYQPDFNNQKLMMPNMGNKSSPRAGGNYHVNILGHQQNSLNQNPVNSQGSMLDYGNTKPLSHYKAECEQGVTVPGQNKTPMLAYIQQRQQAPLSHVGDDQNGMILLKPKSGNIAYRLPHSQDQNPSPNVPRVPVSVPGPGVGAQAPNVSMAGNHSNPPYLSNQQQAAVMKQHQMLMDQQKQREQQQKHLLMEQQKQQFLMEQRQQHLLAEQEKQRQQQEQQLQRHLTRPPPQYQDQPQNPYQQQVGQFTGSSSAMPGVSNLGQSSSSSPRMFPQTQNMMQMGPGHSSVPSLQSGSGQQDRGVSQYTNMQNIQRGGLYNLASGMTQMVPQHATQSANGQPPMQRQGSLGQGAAVPAGYGQNTLANSTISQQHSKGALNPTLSKPQMARVPAAMGAQNPSWQHQGIPNINNQTQANSGLGPFTASSSFHMQQTHLKMANQQFAQGMPQVSLSTSRPMTSMNAAVSGQMLSSSLGAQQRTNPPTQQQVPSQQVLPGMNQSVPELNAFNQNPNQQMPNRGNLHCSQGYPVRTTSQELPFAYSGQSGNNGLQNLTGDTDLIDSLLKNRTSEEWMNDLDELLGTH; the protein is encoded by the exons ATGgtgctgcccccctgccccatggcggAGTTCGTGGTGCCGCGGCACagcgcggtgatggagcggctccGCCGGCGCATCGAGCTCTGCCGGCGGCACCACAGCGCCTGCGAGTCCCGCTACCAGGCCGTCTCCCCGGAGCGCCTGGAGCTGGAGCGCCAGCAAACCTTCGCCCTGCACCAGCGCTGCCTGCAGGCCAAGGCCAAACGGGCCGGCAAGCACCGgcagcccccgccggccccgccgccgcccgcgccccctccgccggccgccgccgtCGCGGGAAGCGCCGACAGGACCGGAGCCAACGGGCTGGAGGCCGAGGCGGCGAGCGGCGAGCAGCACggccgcagcagcagcaccttgaTCGCG cagctccATGAGACTGTGAAAAGAAAGCTTGATAGTGCTGCTTCCCCTCAGAATGGAGACCAGCAGAATGGCTACGGTGATGTATTTTCTGTGTCCAAGAAACTGCGTCGTGATGATGGTCTTGGTGGAGTGAGTGGTTCTTCCAACGGAATGCCTCCTGTGTCTCCACTCCATCATCTCGACAAGAAATCTGGTGGTGGAGATACCTTGCAACTTAATGGAAAACATCCGATGGGGCTAGATGGCATCAGCAAGAAGTGTCTTCCAGATTCCAGCCTGCAGATGAATGGAGGTGGTGATGCTGATGACTCATTTCCTCTGAGTCTGAACAAAGAGCTGAAGCAGGAGCCTGTAGATGATCTTCCATGTATGATTGCTGGAGCAGGGGGGTCTATATCTCAGAATAACTTGATGCCTGATCTTAATCTTAATGAGCAAGAATGGAAGGAACTTATTGAGGAGCTTAATAGATCAGTGCCCGATGAAGACATGAAGGATCTGTTTAATGAAgactttgaagagaaaaaagatgCAGATTCTTCAAATTCAGCTGCACAGACTCCATTGCCACAAGATATTAACATAAAGACTgagttttccccagcaccctTTGAACAGGAACAGATGGGATCTCCCCAGGTGAGATCTACTTCATCAGGTCAAGCATTTATTGGTGCTGCTTCTGCACCCGTAAGTGCCGCTTCTCCAGCGGTTGGTAGTTCTCAGGCTATGTTTCAGCCTTCCAGTCAGTCGATGACTGAAAATCCTAATCAGTCCATGATGCAGGCATCAAACCACTCTCAGAACGTCCAGAGGCCTCTTCCCAATGTGTTGTTACCTGGGAAGGGTGCAGGAAGTGCCAAAGAAATGTCTTCTGCTCATCAGCTTCAGCAGATTGCTGCCAAGCAGAAGAGAGACCAGATGCTGCAGAACCAGCAGCAAGCTTCACAAGTCCACCAAACAAATCAGATGTCTACATGGCAACAGTCTGGGCCTTCTCATAGTCCACTGGCTGTCCCATATACCATGGAAAATCCCACCAGCCCATCAGTTTACCAGCCAGACTTCAACAATCAGAAACTCATGATGCCTAATATGGGAAATAAAAGCTCTCCGAGAGCTGGAGGCAATTACCATGTGAACATTTTGGGTCATCAGCAAAACAGCTTGAACCAGAACCCTGTGAACAGTCAAGGCTCTATGCTGGACTACGGGAACACCAAACCTCTTTCACATTACAAAGCGGAATGTGAACAGGGGGTTACGGTCCCTGGGCAGAACAAGACTCCCATGTTGGCCTACATACAACAGCGCCAGCAGGCACCGCTCTCTCACGTGGGCGATGACCAAAATGGGATGATCCTGTTGAAacccaagtctggaaacattgccTACCGCCTGCCGCACAGTCAG GATCAAAACCCTTCTCCTAATGTTCCTCGCGTCCCGGTTTCTGTCCCGGGCCCTGGGGTGGGTGCCCAGGCTCCCAATGTCTCCATGGCAGGTAACCACAGCAACCCACCTTATCTCAGCAATCAGCAGCAAGCAGCAGTGATGAAGCAACACCAAATGCTGATggaccagcagaagcagagggAGCAGCAACAAAAGCACTTGCTCATGGAGCAACAGAAGCAGCAATTCCTCATGGAGCAGAGACAGCAACATCTTCTGGCTGAGCAG GAGAAACAGcggcagcagcaagagcagcagctgcagcggCATCTGACGCGGCCACCTCCCCAGTACCAGGATCAGCCGCAGAACCCGTACCAGCAACAGGTTGGACAGTTCACAG GGTCATCTTCAGCCATGCCTGGGGTCAGCAATTTAGGACAGTCCAGCTCCAGTAGTCCACGGATGTTTCCTCAGACCCAgaacatgatgcagatgggaccTGGACACAGTTCTGTTCCTTCGCTCCAGTCGGGCTCCGGTCAGCAGGATCGGGGGGTGTCTCAATATACCAATATGCAAAACATTCAGCGAGGGGGATTGTACAACTTGGCGTCCGGTATGACACAGATGGTTCCCCAGCATGCAACGCAGAGTGCCAATGGACAGCCACCGATGCAGAGACaaggcagcctgggccagggtgcTGCTGTTCCTGCGGGGTACGGGCAGAACACCTTAGCAAACTCAACAATTTCTCAGCAGCACAGTAAAGGTGCACTGAATCCAACCTTATCCAAGCCGCAGATGGCAAGAGTACCAGCTGCTATGGGGGCTCAAAATCCATCGTGGCAACACCAAGGTATCCCTAATATTAACAACCAAACACAAGCAAACAGTGGCCTGGGACCGTTTACTGCCAGCTCCTCTTTCCACATGCAGCAAACCCATCTAAAGATGGCCAACCAACAGTTTGCCCAAGGAATGCCTCAGGTAAGCCTAAGCACCAGCAGACCGATGACCTCTATGAACGCTGCCGTCTCTGGGCAGATGTTGTCATCATCTTTAGGTGCGCAGCAGCGGACAAACCCACCTACGCAACAGCAGGTACCCTCACAGCAAGTCTTGCCTGGCATGAACCAGAGCGTTCCAGAACTGAATGCTTTCAACCAGAATCCAAATCAGCAAATGCCCAACAGAGGTAACCTGCATTGTAGTCAAGGGTACCCTGTGAGGACAACCAGTCAAGAGCTGCCTTTTGCCTACAGTGGCCAGTCGGGCAATAATGGACTTCAGAACTTAACTGGGGACACAGATCTGATAGACTCTTTGCTGAAAAACAGGACTTCAGAGGAGTGGATGAATGATTTGGATGAGTTGTTAGGAACTCATTAA
- the CANX gene encoding calnexin isoform X2, translating into MELKWLLYVTLLALGTLAVQAHDMDDDNDGDDVVDIEDDLDDGIEEVEELKPETSAPPPTPKVTYKAPVPTGEVYFAESFDKGTLDGWILSRAKKDDTDDEIAKYDGKWEVQDMKDTKLPGDKGLVLVTRAKHHAISSKLSKPFVFDTKPLIIQYEVNFQNGIECGGAYVKLLSKTPELNLDQFHDKTPYTIMFGPDKCGEDYKLHFIFRHKNPKTGKYEEKHAKRPDADLKTYFTDKKTHLYTLVLNPDNSFEILVDQTVVNSGNLLNDMSPPVNPPREIEDPNDQKPEDWDERPKIPDPDAVKPDDWDEDAPAKIADENAVKPEGWLDDEPEYVADPDAEKPEDWDEDMDGEWEAPQIANPKCETAPGCGTWQRPMIDNPNYKGKWKPPMIDNVNYQGIWKPRKIPNPDFFEDLEPFKMTPFSAVGLELWSMTSDIFFDNFIICTERAVADDWASDGWGLKKAADGAAEPGVVGQMMAAAEERPWLWVVYILTVALPVFLVVLFYCSGKPSAAEYKKTDAPQPDVMDEEKEEEKDKGDKEEEEEEEVNEEKLEEKQKSDADIGSASQEEEEEEDEEDRKAASEEEETVNRSPRNRKPRKD; encoded by the exons ATGGAGCTGAAATGGCTACTGTATGTGACCCTACTGGCTCTCGGGACTCTTGCCGTCCAGGCACATGATATGGATGATGACAATGATGGTGATGATGTAGTTGATATTGAGGATGACTTGGACGATGGCAttgaggaggtagaagagttaAAGCCTGAAACGAGCGCTCCTCCTCCGACTCCAAAG GTTACCTACAAGGCCCCAGTCCCAACTGGCGAGGTGTATTTTGCAGAGTCCTTTGATAAAGGAACTCTGGATGG ATGGATCCTTTCCAGAGCCAAAAAAGATGATACAGATGATGAGATTGCCAAATATGATG GTAAATGGGAAGTTCAAGACATGAAGGACACTAAGCTTCCAGGAGACAAAGGGCTTGTGTTGGTAACTCGAGCCAAGCATCATGCAATTTCATCCAAACTTTCAAAGCCTTTTGTATTTGATACCAAACCCCTTATTATACA GTATGAAGTAAACTTCCAAAATGGAATAGAATGTGGTGGGGCCTATGTGAAACTGCTTTCAAAAACACCTGAGTTGAACCTG GATCAGTTCCATGACAAAACTCCGTATACAATCATGTTTGGCCCTGACAAATGTGGAGAGGACTATAAATTGCACTTCATCTTCCGGCACAAAAACCCAAAGACTGGCAAATATGAGGAGAAGCATGCAAAGCGTCCAGATGCAGACCTGAAGACATACTTTACTGATAAGAAGACCCATCTTTATACTCTAG TCTTGAATCCTGATAATAGTTTTGAAATACTGGTTGATCAAACGGTTGTCAACAGTGGGAATTTGCTAAATGACATGTCACCTCCTGTGAATCCACCCCGAGAGATTGAGGACCCGAATGACCAGAAGCCTGAGGACTGGGATGAGAGACCAAAAATCCCAGACCCAGATGCTGTTAAACCAGATGACTG GGACGAGGATGCTCCTGCAAAGATCGCAGATGAAAATGCTGTGAAACCAGAGGGCTGGCTGGATGATGAGCCAGAATATGTAGCGGACCCTGATGCTGAGAAGCCTGAAGATTG ggatgAGGATATGGATGGTGAGTGGGAGGCACCTCAGATTGCAAATCCTAAATGTGAGACAGCCCCTGGCTGTGGTACCTGGCAGCGACCAATGATTGACAATCCAAACTACAAGGGCAAATGGAAGCCTCCTATGATTGATAACGTGAACTACCAG GGTATATGGAAACCTAGGAAGATCCCAAACCCAGATTTCTTTGAGGACTTGGAACCTTTCAAGATGACTCCCTTCAGTGCTGTGGGACTTGAGCTATGGTCAATGACTTCTGACATCTTTTTTGACAACTTTATCATCTGCACTGAAAGAGCTGTGGCTGATGATTGGGCCAGTGATGGATGGGGACTGAAAAAGGCAGCTGATGGTGCTGCAGAG CCTGGTGTTGTGGGCCAGATGATGGCAGCTGCTGAAGAGCGTCCCTGGCTTTGGGTAGTTTACATCCTCACTGTGGCTTTGCCGGTGTTCCTTGTGGTACTTTTCTACTGTTCTGGGAAG CCAAGTGCTGCAGAATACAAAAAGACTGATGCTCCTCAGCCGGACGTGATGgatgaggagaaagaggaagaaaaagataaaggggacaaggaagaggaggaggaagaggaagtaaATGAGGAAAAGCTAG aagagaagcagaaaagtgaTGCTGACATAGGAAGTGCTAgtcaagaggaggaggaagaggaggacgaagagGATAGGAAAGCTGCATCAGAG GAGGAGGAAACTGTGAATAGATCACCCAGAAACAGAAAGCCAaggaaagattga